The Paludisphaera rhizosphaerae genome includes a region encoding these proteins:
- a CDS encoding fibronectin type III domain-containing protein, with product MPFAASPALVRRSFPSRLVWCLAALAFLTVTRASPAQLTQAGFTRISQPGFGDRHNSYPWSMRWFKGNLYVGTNRDFQCVENATIAFYYPIVIPLQAIFAQPDVPCPLNPADLDLRAQIWRYSPSNGQWTMIYQSDYIPGTTLAHDIGYRDMAVFTEPDGTEALYAVGCTAREFNPGTPPPRILRITVQNDPMSGQPSEVIEPIPMGDLNAVTFRATAVYKNKFYVTASTGLTGNGFVLESANPRAGYTSFRQITPPALQVYEMSVFNDYLYLGAGDQSTGYLVVKTNASGDLPYTLTPVVTGGAGRGPVMTSVVSMCPYQGRLYVGSAGWYSTLLPSSELIRINPNDSWELIAGNPRLAGTRLLFPLSGLTDGFGNPFNAHIWRMEEHEGMLYAGTNDDSWSLRTTPLAAFFRPEFGFDIFTSRDGVAFSPLTRNGFGNLYNFGLRTFESTPVGLFAGTVNYSQGTEIWLAGTAGQTASTSGIALAASPTARSGGGLKPPAGDVSTTPAGVGSNSPPADAQPEEDAEDASSPPPLPANVEAESHGGDVFVSWAPQEDAAEYHVYRSTYRKTDLGFLLGLGPVQEGDEDPMRPGEKPGVFAVPGGFVEIGTTTTPSFKDRNIKPKGTYAYYVRAKNRKGKLSPPSNIKMIPDLGPPASFESVRKELLDFVADDWAHSKETAPLPGILEQGRSAAVAKDAAAAKARLLEIQEQLAQLRAKTPSTPPASPLDVLLSRLVRRVDLVVSGVLPAEVLTSDEGKSRGRAASARGR from the coding sequence ATGCCATTCGCAGCAAGTCCCGCCCTCGTACGACGATCATTCCCAAGCCGTCTCGTCTGGTGTCTCGCCGCCCTTGCGTTTCTCACGGTGACTCGCGCGAGTCCCGCCCAACTCACGCAGGCCGGTTTCACGCGGATCAGCCAGCCTGGATTCGGCGACCGACACAACAGCTATCCCTGGTCCATGAGGTGGTTCAAAGGGAATCTGTACGTCGGCACCAATCGTGACTTCCAGTGCGTCGAGAACGCGACGATCGCCTTCTATTATCCCATCGTGATTCCGCTCCAGGCCATCTTCGCCCAACCAGACGTTCCGTGTCCGCTGAATCCCGCGGATCTGGACCTGCGGGCGCAAATCTGGCGGTACTCGCCGTCCAACGGCCAGTGGACGATGATCTATCAGTCGGACTACATCCCCGGGACGACGCTCGCCCACGACATCGGCTATCGCGACATGGCCGTGTTCACGGAGCCCGACGGCACGGAGGCTCTGTACGCCGTCGGCTGCACCGCGAGGGAATTCAACCCTGGGACCCCGCCGCCGCGGATCCTCCGCATCACGGTCCAGAACGATCCGATGTCGGGCCAGCCTTCCGAGGTCATCGAGCCGATCCCGATGGGGGATCTGAACGCCGTCACTTTCCGCGCGACCGCAGTCTACAAGAACAAATTCTACGTGACGGCCAGTACGGGACTGACCGGCAATGGTTTCGTGCTGGAGTCAGCAAACCCGCGTGCGGGATACACTAGCTTCCGCCAGATCACTCCGCCCGCGCTTCAGGTCTATGAGATGTCGGTCTTCAACGACTACCTCTACCTGGGGGCCGGCGATCAGTCGACGGGCTATCTGGTCGTCAAAACGAACGCGAGCGGGGACCTCCCGTATACCTTAACGCCCGTGGTGACGGGAGGGGCCGGGCGAGGTCCGGTCATGACGTCGGTCGTCAGCATGTGTCCCTACCAGGGGCGGCTGTATGTGGGAAGTGCAGGGTGGTATTCGACGCTGCTTCCTTCGTCGGAACTGATTCGAATCAACCCCAACGACTCGTGGGAACTGATCGCCGGCAACCCTCGGTTGGCGGGCACTCGGCTTCTCTTCCCGCTGAGCGGGCTGACGGACGGCTTCGGCAATCCCTTCAACGCCCACATCTGGCGCATGGAAGAGCACGAAGGGATGCTCTACGCGGGGACCAACGACGACAGTTGGTCGCTGAGGACGACGCCCCTCGCGGCGTTCTTCCGTCCCGAGTTCGGCTTCGACATCTTCACGAGCCGAGACGGCGTCGCCTTCTCGCCGCTGACCCGGAACGGATTCGGCAACCTGTACAACTTCGGCCTTCGAACTTTCGAGTCGACGCCGGTAGGACTCTTCGCCGGGACGGTGAATTACTCTCAGGGGACGGAAATCTGGTTGGCCGGAACGGCAGGACAGACCGCGAGTACGTCGGGGATCGCGTTGGCGGCCTCGCCGACGGCGCGGTCGGGCGGCGGGCTGAAACCGCCGGCCGGCGACGTCTCGACGACGCCTGCCGGCGTGGGATCGAATTCCCCTCCCGCGGACGCCCAACCCGAGGAGGACGCTGAGGACGCGTCCTCGCCCCCGCCACTCCCCGCGAACGTCGAGGCTGAGAGCCACGGCGGCGATGTCTTCGTTTCCTGGGCTCCCCAGGAGGATGCGGCCGAGTATCACGTGTATCGGTCGACCTATCGCAAGACCGACCTTGGCTTCTTGCTGGGTCTTGGACCCGTCCAGGAAGGCGACGAGGATCCGATGCGTCCGGGGGAGAAACCCGGCGTCTTCGCGGTTCCCGGCGGCTTCGTCGAGATCGGGACCACCACGACGCCGAGCTTCAAGGACCGCAATATAAAGCCGAAGGGGACTTACGCCTACTATGTGCGGGCCAAGAACCGGAAGGGGAAGCTCTCTCCCCCCTCCAATATCAAGATGATCCCGGATCTCGGCCCTCCCGCATCGTTCGAGTCCGTCCGAAAGGAACTGCTGGACTTCGTCGCCGATGACTGGGCCCATTCCAAGGAGACGGCGCCTCTTCCTGGGATCCTGGAGCAGGGGCGAAGCGCGGCGGTCGCCAAGGATGCGGCTGCGGCGAAGGCCAGGCTGCTGGAGATCCAGGAGCAACTGGCCCAACTCCGAGCGAAAACCCCCTCGACGCCCCCGGCCTCTCCCCTGGACGTCTTGCTGTCGAGGCTTGTGCGGAGGGTCGACCTGGTTGTCTCGGGCGTCCTCCCAGCCGAGGTCTTGACGAGTGATGAAGGCAAGAGTCGGGGACGTGCTGCGTCTGCACGGGGACGGTAA
- a CDS encoding FkbM family methyltransferase has translation MRIRMANGMVIQGHSRGEARLLYDEIFNKQVYLKNGIELHEGDVVLDVGANIGLFSLFVGQTLRDVTIHAFEPIPDIFQALRRNTASLGRKIVLKNVGLSNQEGDVVFTYYPRLPCFSTSCPDRLERRWADLKDILIGMSETAGGERRGPLQGLRDRLRSWGVGGLLYYASRKKERLCRLMRVSRILADEKIDRVDLLKIDVEGAEWDVLRGVDEADWPKIQQLVVEVHDVEDGADGISEWLEERGYDVAIDRTNEDRRSPISLLYARRWRQDDSSGRQSRANAKPEDSMTV, from the coding sequence ATGCGGATCCGAATGGCCAACGGGATGGTGATTCAGGGACACAGCCGGGGAGAAGCTCGTCTGCTCTATGACGAGATCTTCAACAAGCAGGTCTATCTGAAGAACGGCATCGAACTGCACGAGGGGGACGTCGTCCTGGACGTCGGCGCCAACATCGGGCTCTTCTCCTTGTTCGTGGGCCAGACGCTGCGCGACGTAACGATCCACGCCTTCGAGCCAATCCCCGACATCTTCCAGGCGCTGCGACGGAATACCGCAAGCCTGGGCCGAAAAATCGTCCTGAAGAACGTCGGCCTCTCCAATCAGGAGGGTGACGTGGTCTTCACCTACTATCCGCGCCTTCCCTGCTTTTCTACGTCGTGTCCTGACCGTCTGGAACGGCGATGGGCGGACTTGAAGGACATTCTAATCGGCATGTCCGAGACGGCGGGAGGAGAGCGGCGGGGGCCGTTGCAGGGGCTTCGCGATCGGCTCCGCTCCTGGGGCGTCGGGGGGCTCCTCTATTACGCATCGCGGAAGAAGGAACGCCTCTGTCGGCTGATGCGAGTCTCTCGGATCCTCGCGGACGAGAAGATCGACCGAGTCGACCTCCTCAAGATCGACGTCGAAGGAGCCGAGTGGGACGTGCTGCGAGGAGTCGACGAAGCGGACTGGCCGAAGATTCAGCAGCTCGTCGTGGAGGTTCACGACGTGGAGGACGGGGCGGACGGGATCTCCGAGTGGCTCGAGGAGCGAGGGTACGACGTCGCCATCGACCGCACGAACGAGGACCGGCGTTCCCCGATCTCCCTGCTCTACGCCCGCCGATGGCGTCAGGACGATTCATCGGGTCGACAGTCCCGCGCGAATGCCAAACCCGAGGATTCCATGACGGTCTGA
- a CDS encoding glycosyltransferase — MARYLFTVWPFVGHINPFMSVAKALKARGHEVAFYTSESTRSVVEPQGVILFPYHHLQEEPIWRAVQAAETKARLGWHSPRLLLRAFRDWLAGTLDEQVADVQEIVDEWKPDVIVTETGMWGPIVVLNETQKVPVAILTTLMGCLIPGPEAPPGGPGLPSPRNFRTRMLAKAFTKLGDVLAVGVRTHVNQVRASHGLRPMDSSVNAHMAKVPLYLVPSVREVDYGRQDLPPSVRYVGPCVWNKAEDAPPPPWLDELPTDVPWVHVTEGTAHYQDPVVLRAAVKGLAGLPMQVILTTGSQRDPEELGLGPIASNIRVERFVSHSDLLPRCAGLVTTGGAGTVLTALQLGVPQIIVPTHWDKPDNARRVMEAGAGLKLTPRRCTPEGLRAAVEHLLAEPSFRQNARRIARVMAEHPGPAGAAELLEELALRSPNARRSPEPLVT; from the coding sequence ATGGCTCGCTACCTGTTCACAGTCTGGCCGTTCGTGGGTCATATCAACCCGTTCATGAGCGTCGCCAAGGCGCTCAAAGCACGCGGTCACGAGGTTGCCTTCTACACGAGCGAGAGCACGCGCTCCGTGGTCGAGCCTCAGGGCGTTATCCTCTTCCCGTACCATCACCTTCAGGAGGAACCGATCTGGAGGGCCGTCCAGGCGGCCGAAACCAAGGCCAGACTGGGCTGGCATTCGCCTCGCTTGCTGCTTCGAGCCTTCCGCGATTGGCTGGCGGGCACGCTCGATGAACAGGTCGCCGACGTCCAGGAGATCGTCGACGAATGGAAGCCCGACGTCATCGTCACCGAGACCGGGATGTGGGGGCCGATCGTCGTCCTGAACGAGACCCAGAAGGTCCCCGTGGCGATCCTCACGACGCTGATGGGGTGCCTCATCCCTGGGCCGGAGGCCCCACCGGGAGGCCCTGGGCTCCCGTCGCCGCGGAATTTCCGCACGCGGATGTTGGCAAAGGCTTTCACGAAGCTCGGCGACGTGCTCGCCGTCGGCGTGCGCACGCACGTCAACCAGGTCCGCGCCTCGCACGGACTGCGGCCGATGGACAGCTCGGTCAACGCCCACATGGCCAAGGTTCCGCTCTATCTGGTCCCCAGCGTCCGCGAGGTCGACTACGGGCGTCAGGATCTGCCGCCCAGCGTCCGCTACGTCGGCCCTTGCGTCTGGAACAAGGCCGAGGACGCTCCGCCCCCACCCTGGCTCGATGAACTCCCGACCGACGTCCCCTGGGTTCACGTCACGGAAGGGACGGCTCACTATCAGGACCCGGTCGTCCTGCGTGCGGCCGTCAAGGGCCTGGCAGGTCTGCCGATGCAGGTGATCCTGACGACGGGATCTCAGCGCGATCCTGAGGAACTGGGACTCGGACCCATCGCCTCGAACATCCGCGTCGAGCGGTTCGTCAGCCACAGCGACCTGCTCCCTCGTTGCGCGGGACTCGTCACGACAGGGGGGGCCGGAACCGTGCTCACGGCGCTGCAGCTCGGCGTCCCGCAGATCATCGTACCGACCCATTGGGACAAGCCGGACAACGCTCGCCGCGTGATGGAAGCCGGCGCGGGGCTGAAGCTTACGCCTCGTCGCTGCACTCCCGAGGGCCTTCGGGCCGCCGTCGAGCACCTGCTGGCCGAGCCGAGCTTCCGGCAGAACGCCCGACGCATCGCACGAGTCATGGCAGAGCATCCAGGACCGGCCGGGGCCGCCGAGCTTCTGGAAGAGCTGGCGCTCCGATCGCCTAACGCCCGCCGGAGCCCAGAGCCTCTGGTCACTTGA
- a CDS encoding SDR family oxidoreductase, producing the protein MDTVLVTGSSTGLGLETSLYLAERGFRVFAGVRDLLHRGEVLQAAEDRGVAVDVVQLDVTDERSVEQAVEEVADANGGIFGLINNAGIGLRGCFEDLRMDEIRAVYEANVFGTMAVTQRVLPYMRAAGRGRVITISSVGGKIATFGLSAYCSTKFAQEGFAEALALEIQPFGLRSILIEPGIIKTSRWSVNRGNAAGALDPKSPYHEMFVNHEALADQFVETRKTRPVHVAQAVHKALTTRRPKMRYVVGRPAAAAIALRGLLPARVFDGLYFGALLRRVKNGPKGVRPAPVPTAPKGRGTNGAVVETAREAAQAE; encoded by the coding sequence ATGGACACCGTCCTGGTCACCGGCAGCTCGACGGGCTTGGGGCTGGAAACGTCCCTTTACCTCGCCGAGCGCGGCTTCAGAGTCTTCGCAGGCGTGCGCGATCTCCTTCATCGCGGAGAGGTGCTGCAGGCGGCGGAGGACCGAGGTGTTGCGGTCGACGTCGTCCAACTGGACGTGACCGACGAGCGGAGCGTCGAACAGGCCGTCGAAGAGGTCGCCGACGCTAACGGCGGGATTTTCGGACTGATCAACAATGCTGGGATTGGCTTGAGGGGGTGCTTCGAGGATCTCCGGATGGACGAGATCCGAGCCGTCTACGAGGCGAACGTGTTCGGCACCATGGCGGTGACCCAACGCGTGCTCCCCTATATGCGCGCCGCCGGCCGAGGGCGGGTGATCACGATCTCCTCCGTGGGGGGGAAGATCGCGACGTTCGGCCTGAGCGCCTACTGCTCGACCAAGTTCGCCCAGGAGGGGTTCGCCGAGGCCCTGGCGCTGGAGATTCAGCCCTTCGGCCTTCGCTCAATCCTCATCGAGCCAGGGATCATCAAGACCTCGCGATGGTCGGTCAACCGCGGCAATGCGGCCGGCGCGCTCGACCCGAAAAGCCCCTACCACGAGATGTTCGTCAACCACGAGGCGTTGGCGGACCAGTTCGTGGAGACCCGCAAGACCCGACCGGTGCATGTCGCGCAGGCCGTGCACAAGGCGTTGACCACCCGACGTCCCAAGATGCGGTACGTGGTCGGAAGGCCCGCCGCGGCTGCGATCGCCCTTCGTGGGTTGCTGCCGGCCAGGGTCTTCGACGGCCTCTATTTCGGCGCTCTGCTTCGCCGCGTGAAGAACGGCCCGAAGGGGGTGCGGCCTGCACCCGTACCGACCGCCCCGAAGGGGCGCGGGACGAACGGGGCGGTGGTCGAAACGGCCCGCGAGGCTGCCCAAGCGGAATAG
- a CDS encoding alpha/beta fold hydrolase, which yields MPKATLPSGLKIHYQCAGQGPDLVMIHGLTGNLAVWHLKIVPMLSDHYRITTYDLRGHGYSDMPPDGYSATDMAGDLKGLMDHLEIERADFVGHSYGADIALYYAFRNPDRVRQIGAVEAALPALIHLRTREDWIGWDYWAQVLERSGVEVPPEHRCDLEYMVRKSMDIPKKWGPLKGLPRNPERFLRVLNTTPLVSDYEKVGDLTLENIPKIQALVHLIYAEESAFLGSHDYLLEHLPNARSVMLPSTEWGHFGPLEQPEAVVAHLIESLAPTHAEENGHVVVPRPAQATV from the coding sequence ATGCCGAAAGCGACCCTACCCAGCGGTTTGAAGATCCACTACCAGTGCGCCGGCCAAGGGCCCGACCTGGTGATGATCCATGGGCTCACCGGCAACCTCGCCGTGTGGCATCTGAAGATCGTCCCCATGCTTTCGGACCACTATCGGATCACGACCTACGACCTTCGGGGGCACGGCTACAGCGACATGCCTCCCGACGGCTATTCGGCGACCGACATGGCCGGCGACCTCAAAGGCCTGATGGACCATCTGGAGATCGAGCGGGCCGATTTCGTGGGGCATAGCTACGGCGCCGACATCGCGCTGTACTACGCCTTCCGAAACCCCGACCGCGTCCGACAGATCGGGGCCGTGGAGGCGGCGCTGCCGGCTTTGATCCACCTTCGAACTCGTGAGGACTGGATCGGCTGGGACTACTGGGCTCAAGTGCTCGAACGCTCGGGCGTTGAGGTCCCGCCGGAACATCGCTGCGACCTGGAGTACATGGTCCGGAAGAGCATGGACATCCCCAAGAAGTGGGGGCCGCTGAAGGGCTTGCCGCGCAACCCTGAGAGGTTTCTGCGCGTGCTGAACACCACTCCGCTGGTCAGCGACTATGAGAAGGTCGGCGACCTGACGCTGGAGAACATCCCCAAGATTCAGGCCCTGGTTCACCTGATCTACGCCGAAGAGTCGGCGTTTCTCGGAAGCCACGATTACTTGCTCGAGCACCTCCCCAACGCCCGGTCGGTCATGCTCCCCTCGACCGAATGGGGCCACTTCGGACCGCTGGAGCAACCGGAAGCGGTCGTGGCGCATCTGATCGAATCCCTGGCCCCCACGCACGCCGAGGAGAACGGTCATGTCGTCGTTCCCCGCCCGGCGCAGGCGACGGTATGA
- a CDS encoding alkaline phosphatase family protein: protein MKPKTILIGLDGATFKVLDRLMADGVTPFLRDLAADGVRATLRSVVPPLTPPAWTSLMTGKRPGEHGVFDFFQKETPDSRYFRFSSSHDVQAATIWSMAGDHGLRSNVLNFPLMFPPPAFEGCLVPGGWMPWRQLRLGCRPTGLFDRLKALPSFNPRELSHDMALEEKVLEGCAAEEYLDWISLHTRRERRWTEILLFLMKEEPADFSAILFDGVDKLQHLCWRFLDPALFPASPTPWEADVRAACLNYFRELDGLIAEIVGAAGSDATVLFASDHGFGPTSDIFNVNTWLERQGHLAWVGDRGARPDANHQVGINQIARHVYEMDWEKTRAYCATPSSQGIHIVRRSADAPGGVPDEDYHRFRSELVSELKSLRHPETGRPVVAEVWERDDVFAGPFEPWGPDLTIWLEDVAVVSILRADSVMGRRPEPAGTHYPEGIFMAKGPGVRRGESVAEMSLLDVAPFVLNSLGLPIPDDFSGRLPLQTLEQGWSPGRQAAARVRPSVAAVLEPVGADADLDEQEEQLILKRLSALGYLE from the coding sequence GTGAAGCCGAAGACGATTCTCATTGGGCTCGACGGGGCGACCTTCAAGGTGCTCGATCGGCTGATGGCCGACGGGGTGACGCCCTTCCTTCGCGATCTCGCCGCCGATGGCGTGCGGGCGACCCTGCGCTCGGTCGTCCCTCCCCTCACGCCGCCGGCCTGGACGTCGTTGATGACCGGCAAGCGCCCGGGCGAGCACGGCGTTTTCGACTTCTTTCAGAAGGAGACTCCGGACAGTCGGTATTTCCGCTTCTCCTCCTCGCACGACGTCCAGGCGGCGACGATCTGGTCGATGGCCGGCGACCACGGACTGCGGAGCAACGTCCTGAACTTCCCCCTCATGTTCCCCCCGCCGGCGTTCGAGGGCTGCCTCGTTCCCGGCGGGTGGATGCCCTGGCGACAGTTGCGACTGGGTTGCCGACCGACGGGGCTCTTCGATCGACTGAAAGCCCTTCCTTCCTTCAATCCACGCGAACTCTCCCACGACATGGCCTTGGAAGAGAAGGTCCTCGAAGGCTGCGCCGCCGAGGAATACCTCGACTGGATCTCGCTGCACACTCGGCGGGAGCGGAGATGGACCGAGATCCTCCTGTTCCTCATGAAGGAGGAACCCGCGGACTTCAGCGCGATCCTCTTCGACGGCGTGGACAAGCTCCAGCATCTCTGCTGGCGGTTCCTCGACCCGGCGCTCTTCCCGGCGAGTCCGACGCCCTGGGAGGCAGACGTCCGCGCGGCCTGCCTGAACTACTTCCGCGAGTTGGACGGCCTGATCGCGGAGATCGTCGGGGCCGCTGGGTCCGACGCGACGGTCCTTTTCGCATCCGACCACGGATTCGGCCCGACCTCGGACATCTTCAACGTCAACACCTGGCTTGAACGGCAGGGGCACCTGGCCTGGGTCGGCGACCGGGGAGCCCGGCCCGATGCGAACCACCAGGTCGGGATCAACCAGATCGCCCGTCACGTCTACGAGATGGACTGGGAGAAGACGCGGGCCTACTGCGCGACTCCCAGCAGCCAGGGGATTCACATCGTCCGACGCTCGGCCGACGCGCCTGGCGGCGTCCCCGACGAGGACTATCATCGATTCCGATCCGAACTCGTCTCCGAACTCAAGTCGCTCCGGCATCCGGAGACCGGTCGTCCCGTCGTCGCCGAGGTCTGGGAGCGGGACGACGTCTTCGCCGGTCCGTTCGAGCCCTGGGGACCCGACCTGACCATCTGGCTGGAAGACGTCGCCGTGGTTTCGATCCTCAGGGCGGACTCCGTCATGGGGAGGAGGCCGGAGCCCGCGGGGACTCACTACCCCGAGGGGATCTTCATGGCGAAGGGGCCGGGCGTTCGTCGCGGCGAGTCGGTCGCGGAAATGTCGCTCCTGGACGTCGCCCCGTTCGTGTTGAACAGCCTTGGGCTGCCGATCCCCGACGACTTCTCCGGGCGTCTCCCCCTCCAGACGCTCGAGCAAGGATGGTCGCCGGGTCGTCAGGCTGCGGCCAGGGTCCGACCCTCGGTCGCCGCCGTTCTTGAACCCGTCGGCGCCGACGCCGACCTCGACGAGCAAGAAGAGCAACTGATCCTGAAGCGGCTCTCGGCCCTCGGGTATCTCGAGTAA
- a CDS encoding acyl carrier protein — MSIHQRILDEVLTLMTELSADWEYSGEITAETRLLGDLAMDSLDLVILGSELQERYGQLPFSEFLAELGKQDADQRDVTIGELVDLICRQQKAAAPGGVA; from the coding sequence ATGTCGATACACCAGCGGATTCTGGACGAAGTGCTCACCCTGATGACTGAGCTGTCGGCCGACTGGGAATACTCGGGCGAAATCACCGCCGAAACGCGCCTCCTCGGCGACCTGGCGATGGACTCGCTCGACCTGGTGATCCTCGGGTCGGAACTCCAGGAGCGATATGGCCAGCTTCCGTTTTCCGAGTTCCTCGCGGAACTGGGCAAACAGGACGCCGATCAGCGCGACGTCACCATCGGCGAGTTGGTGGACCTGATCTGCCGGCAACAGAAGGCCGCGGCGCCTGGAGGCGTGGCGTGA